The Shewanella japonica genome has a window encoding:
- a CDS encoding GGDEF domain-containing protein, with product MIEFHLCYYRVLSISRFIALAGFISLVTPVYANDNVERAIQSNDAHHVMTLDSVKQALDKFSAPEEKLEYLQQAQQHHSWNPIDNAHIFNLIAIEQEALDKLDDAVESYSLAIQSAEQVATSDILVISYIERSFIKYLQVNDKERYCPDREYALELARAIDSPIVLSKALTQSAFCYTDTQVFEQGLQRLEEALLIAKKHHFPPNKQAMIYNSTGAIYRSNGLHKYAYEYFNEAYRLWSEVDDIQDMFNMLHNLVGEAIKMSDWEAAEIHVVGLFDLAKRHPEFNDFLFFAYFNAGRLSYYNNDHELAIERLQNAKQLSSTTNEQYFIGLMYAYLALAHMQQEQPELAYEAADVFINSDTFAASSSFLKTSIMALKQFSEQEYLASFNLLMSSLNHERLTYASIMDKDVIYSSLEHNSKVAEYEIQILENQLAINLLKLKSETDKQQISQLTLIVTSLIIVVLLVATAFLIQSRRLFKRRSQTDYLTGISNRRYTMEQGNRLFSLALKRAEPLAVIIFDIDKFKMINDTYGHHIGDLTIKAAARKARNWVKKTDVLGRIGGEEFLLILPNTNIDQAVEVAERLRNSIEQQTFTFDHVEVKFTISLGVTVSQLSEVDGVVIEHSEQDELAEQDLGTEESLDSLSKMIKRADAGMYKAKQNGRNQTFSM from the coding sequence TTGATTGAATTTCACCTTTGTTATTACCGAGTGCTATCGATAAGCCGATTCATTGCGTTGGCAGGCTTTATCAGTCTGGTTACTCCAGTTTATGCCAATGACAATGTAGAGCGAGCGATACAGTCAAATGATGCTCATCACGTCATGACATTAGATTCAGTTAAACAAGCGCTGGATAAGTTTTCTGCGCCAGAGGAAAAGCTTGAGTATTTACAACAAGCTCAGCAACACCATTCGTGGAACCCAATTGATAATGCCCATATATTCAATTTAATTGCGATTGAACAAGAGGCATTAGACAAATTAGATGATGCCGTTGAATCATATTCTTTAGCGATTCAATCTGCTGAGCAAGTTGCCACTTCAGATATTTTAGTTATCAGTTATATTGAGCGTTCATTCATTAAATATTTACAGGTTAATGATAAAGAGCGCTATTGCCCTGATAGAGAATATGCATTGGAATTAGCACGCGCTATTGACTCTCCTATCGTGTTGTCCAAAGCACTCACGCAAAGCGCATTTTGCTACACTGACACACAAGTGTTTGAGCAAGGATTACAGCGCCTTGAAGAAGCTTTGTTGATTGCCAAGAAGCACCATTTCCCTCCGAACAAGCAAGCGATGATTTATAACTCAACTGGCGCGATTTACCGCTCTAATGGATTACATAAATACGCTTATGAATACTTCAATGAAGCCTATCGGTTATGGAGTGAAGTTGACGATATTCAAGACATGTTCAATATGCTGCACAACTTGGTTGGTGAGGCGATAAAAATGTCAGACTGGGAAGCGGCTGAAATTCATGTTGTAGGCCTGTTTGATTTAGCCAAGCGGCATCCTGAATTTAACGACTTCTTATTTTTCGCTTATTTTAATGCGGGTCGGCTAAGTTATTATAATAATGATCATGAGTTGGCAATTGAGCGATTACAAAACGCTAAACAGTTAAGCTCAACCACTAATGAACAATATTTTATTGGCTTAATGTATGCCTATCTCGCTTTAGCTCACATGCAGCAAGAGCAGCCAGAGTTGGCTTATGAAGCTGCTGATGTATTTATAAATTCTGACACATTTGCGGCGAGCTCTTCTTTTCTCAAAACGTCAATAATGGCGCTTAAACAGTTTTCCGAACAAGAGTACTTAGCCAGCTTTAACTTGTTGATGTCGAGCTTAAATCATGAACGTTTGACCTATGCCTCCATCATGGACAAAGACGTTATCTACTCGTCGCTAGAGCACAATTCAAAAGTCGCTGAATATGAAATCCAAATCCTGGAAAATCAGCTTGCGATTAATTTACTGAAGTTAAAGTCAGAAACAGATAAGCAGCAAATATCTCAATTAACCTTAATCGTTACCAGTTTGATTATTGTGGTTTTACTTGTTGCAACGGCTTTTTTAATTCAGTCTCGCCGCTTATTTAAACGCCGTTCGCAAACAGATTATCTTACAGGGATATCAAATCGACGTTACACCATGGAGCAGGGGAATAGGTTATTTAGTCTTGCCCTAAAACGAGCTGAGCCATTAGCAGTGATCATTTTTGATATTGATAAATTTAAAATGATTAATGACACATACGGTCATCATATCGGGGACTTAACAATTAAAGCTGCGGCACGAAAAGCAAGAAATTGGGTCAAAAAAACGGATGTATTAGGCCGAATTGGTGGAGAAGAGTTTTTATTGATATTGCCTAATACCAATATAGACCAAGCAGTTGAAGTGGCTGAGCGACTCCGTAACAGTATCGAGCAGCAAACATTTACTTTTGATCATGTCGAAGTGAAATTTACCATCAGCTTAGGGGTTACTGTAAGTCAGCTAAGCGAAGTTGATGGTGTTGTCATAGAGCATAGCGAGCAAGATGAATTAGCAGAGCAAGATCTTGGAACTGAAGAAAGCCTAGATTCACTATCTAAGATGATAAAAAGAGCGGATGCTGGTATGTATAAAGCGAAACAAAATGGCCGTAATCAAACCTTTTCGATGTGA
- a CDS encoding thiolase family protein, which translates to MSTTHSSPQDIVIVAAKRTPMGGFQGALSAVTSPTLAANAIKGLVSHTQIDTHLIDEVLMGCVLPAGLGQAPARQATLGAELPLSVGATTINKVCGSGMKTVMMAHDLIKAGSAEVVVAGGMESMTQAPYLLDKARSGMRMGHGKVLDHMFLDGLEDAYTGGAMGTFAQKTADDFGLTRENMDQFALNSLEKANAAIQSGAFKDEIVPVTISSRRGDVTVDTDEQPGNARPEKIPSLRPAFAKDGTITAANSSSISDGAAALMLMSREKAESLGLTIMATIKGHTTHSQEPSMFTTAPVGAMNKLFDKVNWSKADVDLFEINEAFGMVTMLAISELQLDESKVNINGGACALGHPIGCSGARVLVTLIHSLKAKGLSKGVASLCIGGGEATAMAIEV; encoded by the coding sequence ATGAGCACCACACATTCATCACCACAAGATATCGTTATCGTTGCTGCTAAGCGCACCCCAATGGGTGGCTTTCAAGGCGCATTATCAGCAGTGACATCTCCAACATTAGCCGCCAATGCGATTAAAGGGTTAGTCAGTCACACTCAGATTGATACTCATTTAATTGATGAAGTCTTAATGGGTTGTGTATTGCCTGCAGGTTTAGGACAGGCGCCAGCTCGTCAAGCGACATTAGGAGCTGAATTACCTTTAAGTGTTGGTGCAACGACCATCAATAAAGTCTGCGGTTCAGGTATGAAGACCGTGATGATGGCGCACGACTTAATCAAAGCGGGTAGTGCTGAAGTTGTTGTTGCTGGTGGTATGGAAAGTATGACCCAAGCGCCTTATTTATTAGATAAGGCGCGTAGTGGAATGCGTATGGGTCATGGCAAAGTTTTGGACCATATGTTCCTCGATGGCCTTGAAGATGCTTACACTGGCGGTGCAATGGGGACTTTTGCCCAAAAAACTGCTGATGATTTTGGCTTAACTCGTGAAAACATGGACCAATTCGCACTGAACTCTTTAGAAAAGGCTAACGCAGCGATTCAGTCTGGAGCGTTTAAAGATGAAATCGTGCCAGTGACGATTTCAAGTCGTCGAGGTGATGTCACAGTGGATACGGATGAGCAGCCAGGCAATGCGCGTCCTGAAAAAATCCCTTCACTACGTCCAGCATTTGCTAAAGACGGCACAATTACAGCCGCTAACTCAAGCTCTATTTCAGATGGTGCTGCGGCCTTAATGTTAATGAGCCGAGAAAAAGCGGAGTCATTAGGCCTCACTATTATGGCGACAATTAAAGGCCATACCACTCATTCTCAAGAACCTTCAATGTTTACCACTGCACCAGTCGGTGCAATGAACAAGCTATTCGATAAAGTTAATTGGTCTAAAGCTGATGTGGATTTATTCGAAATTAACGAAGCATTCGGCATGGTGACTATGTTAGCTATTAGTGAATTACAACTTGACGAATCTAAAGTCAATATCAATGGCGGCGCTTGCGCATTAGGCCATCCTATTGGGTGCTCTGGGGCACGTGTACTTGTGACGTTAATTCATTCGCTAAAAGCCAAGGGCTTATCTAAAGGTGTGGC